From Riemerella anatipestifer ATCC 11845 = DSM 15868, a single genomic window includes:
- a CDS encoding RNA polymerase sigma factor, with amino-acid sequence MSQKEKDFSELIKINQGLIIKVSRMYTNTLEDEQDLFQEIVLQLWRSFDSFNGQSKISTWMYRVSLNTAITLFRKSSKSPKTNELNEGFYNTPEDNQHEQRQQVELLYKVIKKLPEVERAIVMMYLDELSYKEIAETLGITEVNARVKMNRLKKTLKTLMEQYA; translated from the coding sequence ATGTCTCAAAAAGAAAAAGACTTTTCGGAACTTATTAAAATCAATCAAGGGCTTATCATTAAAGTTTCTAGAATGTACACCAATACGCTAGAAGACGAGCAAGATTTGTTTCAAGAAATTGTGCTACAATTATGGCGTTCTTTTGATTCTTTTAATGGTCAGTCCAAAATATCTACTTGGATGTATCGGGTGTCTTTGAATACCGCCATTACACTTTTTAGAAAATCCTCAAAATCACCTAAAACAAACGAACTTAATGAAGGTTTTTATAATACTCCCGAGGATAATCAGCATGAGCAAAGGCAACAAGTAGAACTTCTTTACAAAGTGATAAAAAAGCTACCCGAGGTAGAGCGAGCTATTGTAATGATGTACTTGGATGAATTGTCCTACAAAGAAATCGCAGAAACTTTGGGGATAACAGAGGTTAATGCAAGGGTGAAGATGAACCGTCTTAAAAAAACTTTAAAAACACTAATGGAACAATATGCCTAA
- a CDS encoding electron transfer flavoprotein subunit alpha/FixB family protein has protein sequence MAIFVYTENINGVYKKAAFEAVSYAKAVADKAGTSVTAVSINATDSSELLYKYGAEKVIHIKDEGLKSFSAKAYAKAIAEVVDGVVVFPHTTDAASVAPMLAVLKNSSLITNVVEAPTSVTPLEVKRKAFSGKAFMVAKADGNVVLTVSQNAFGVKKNPVSGSEEEKTLGVANTDIKVVNHEQSSGKLDLKEAEVVVSAGRGMKGPENWGMVEELAQVLGAATACSKPVSDIGWRPHSEHVGQTGKAIAPNLYVAIGISGAIQHLAGVNSSKTIVVINNDPEAPFFKSADYGVVGDAFQVIPALTEKIKAIKGA, from the coding sequence ATGGCAATATTCGTATATACAGAAAATATAAACGGTGTTTATAAAAAAGCAGCTTTTGAAGCGGTATCTTACGCTAAAGCTGTAGCAGATAAAGCAGGAACTAGCGTAACGGCAGTAAGCATCAATGCTACAGATAGTTCAGAATTATTATATAAATATGGGGCAGAGAAAGTTATCCATATTAAAGATGAAGGGTTAAAATCTTTCAGTGCTAAGGCTTATGCTAAAGCTATAGCGGAAGTGGTAGATGGAGTAGTGGTTTTTCCACATACTACTGATGCGGCTTCTGTGGCACCAATGTTGGCAGTTCTCAAAAATAGTTCTCTTATTACTAATGTGGTAGAAGCACCTACTTCGGTAACACCTTTAGAGGTTAAAAGAAAAGCTTTTTCAGGAAAGGCTTTTATGGTAGCTAAAGCTGATGGTAATGTAGTATTAACAGTTTCTCAAAACGCATTTGGAGTAAAAAAAAATCCAGTTTCAGGTTCGGAGGAAGAGAAAACTTTAGGTGTGGCTAATACAGATATAAAAGTGGTAAACCATGAACAATCTTCTGGAAAATTAGACCTTAAAGAGGCAGAAGTAGTAGTTTCAGCAGGTAGAGGAATGAAAGGTCCTGAAAATTGGGGAATGGTAGAAGAGTTGGCTCAAGTTTTAGGAGCGGCTACTGCTTGTTCTAAACCAGTTTCTGATATTGGTTGGAGACCTCACTCTGAGCACGTGGGACAAACAGGTAAAGCGATAGCACCTAATTTGTATGTTGCAATAGGTATTTCTGGAGCTATTCAGCATTTGGCTGGGGTTAATTCGTCTAAAACCATTGTGGTTATCAATAATGACCCTGAAGCACCATTCTTTAAATCTGCGGATTACGGTGTGGTAGGCGATGCTTTCCAAGTGATACCTGCTCTTACCGAAAAAATAAAAGCGATAAAAGGAGCCTAA
- a CDS encoding monovalent cation:proton antiporter-2 (CPA2) family protein, with amino-acid sequence MSESLFKITLVYLGAAIFLVPIVRKFGFSSVIGYILGGILVGPFALKLTGNAEDVMHSTEFGVVMLLFIIGLELEPRKFWAMRKSILGLGFSQMAFTFGLIFPILHLAGWEVTTNIVVSIAFAMSSTAIVLQTLKEKNLFNTVSGEASFSTLLFQDIAVIPILALLPVLAGQSEEGEKSVLITYLPEWLQPFSVILGVGVLILLGRYLFVPFLRYVSRSGMNELLTASSLFLVVGVSELMLLAGLSPALGAFLAGVMLANTEFRHELESQIDPFKGLLLAVFFVSVGSTINFNVIQQDPLFIFSMVVLATLVKFGVLFLVGKMFKMSNDQNFLYSFGMSQVGEFAFAIITFAVKLNLLDLEISSQMISVVAISMMITPFLLLLNERVIAPNFNVKFEEPASDLVSEPIKQKKIIIVGFGHFGSTVGRLLKVSGIKATVLDNDSNRVNLLRQKGFKVYYGDAKRVEIMRAAGAENAEILVLCLDDPESNKYMIQMAKSHFPHLQIFVRARNRLDAYDFINDGIHNIYRETLETAVNMGVDILNASGFRKYAARRLANRFIAIDNDSTIRLAKQDIDSDTTFTIKESLEREARLLADDNISFEDEHWLDEDEEVEEEKS; translated from the coding sequence ATGTCAGAGAGTTTATTTAAGATTACATTAGTTTATCTAGGGGCAGCCATTTTTTTAGTACCCATTGTAAGGAAGTTTGGTTTTAGTTCGGTTATAGGCTATATATTAGGAGGTATTTTGGTAGGACCTTTTGCATTAAAACTTACAGGTAATGCAGAAGATGTGATGCACAGTACCGAGTTTGGAGTGGTGATGTTACTCTTCATTATTGGTTTGGAGTTAGAGCCTCGTAAATTTTGGGCTATGAGAAAAAGTATTTTAGGGCTTGGCTTTTCTCAGATGGCATTTACCTTCGGATTGATATTCCCGATATTGCATTTGGCAGGGTGGGAGGTTACCACTAATATTGTAGTTTCTATAGCATTCGCAATGTCTTCTACGGCGATTGTTCTACAAACACTAAAGGAAAAAAACCTATTTAATACCGTATCTGGAGAGGCTTCGTTTTCCACTTTGTTGTTTCAAGATATAGCAGTAATACCCATTTTAGCATTATTGCCAGTGCTTGCGGGGCAGTCTGAAGAAGGCGAAAAATCAGTGCTGATTACTTATTTACCAGAGTGGCTGCAACCCTTTTCGGTGATATTAGGTGTGGGAGTGCTTATTCTTTTAGGTAGATATCTCTTTGTACCGTTTTTAAGGTATGTATCTCGTTCAGGAATGAATGAGTTGCTTACCGCATCGTCATTATTCTTGGTGGTAGGAGTTTCCGAGTTGATGCTACTCGCAGGATTAAGCCCCGCTTTGGGAGCCTTTTTAGCAGGTGTGATGCTCGCCAATACCGAATTTAGACACGAGTTAGAAAGCCAAATAGACCCATTTAAAGGTTTACTTTTGGCGGTTTTCTTTGTGAGTGTAGGTTCTACAATTAACTTTAATGTGATACAGCAAGACCCATTATTTATATTCTCAATGGTTGTTTTGGCAACATTGGTTAAGTTCGGGGTGTTATTCTTGGTAGGGAAGATGTTTAAAATGAGTAACGACCAAAACTTCCTCTATTCCTTTGGAATGTCCCAAGTGGGAGAGTTTGCTTTTGCGATTATCACTTTTGCGGTTAAACTCAACTTGTTAGATTTAGAAATAAGCTCTCAAATGATTTCCGTTGTGGCTATTTCAATGATGATTACGCCGTTTTTACTATTATTAAATGAAAGGGTTATTGCTCCTAATTTTAATGTTAAATTTGAAGAACCTGCATCAGATTTAGTCTCAGAACCTATCAAACAGAAAAAAATAATTATTGTAGGTTTTGGGCATTTCGGGAGTACCGTAGGTCGTTTACTAAAGGTGAGTGGTATAAAAGCCACGGTCTTGGATAACGATTCTAACCGTGTGAACCTTCTTAGACAGAAAGGTTTTAAAGTATATTATGGTGATGCTAAAAGGGTTGAAATTATGAGGGCAGCAGGTGCTGAAAATGCCGAAATATTGGTGTTGTGTTTAGACGACCCTGAAAGTAACAAGTATATGATTCAGATGGCGAAATCTCATTTCCCTCATTTGCAAATATTTGTTAGAGCTAGAAACCGTTTAGATGCTTACGATTTTATTAACGATGGTATCCACAATATTTATAGAGAAACCTTGGAAACGGCGGTTAATATGGGTGTGGATATTTTAAACGCGTCGGGCTTTAGAAAATACGCTGCAAGAAGATTAGCTAATAGATTTATCGCTATAGATAACGATTCTACCATTCGTTTAGCGAAACAAGATATAGACAGTGATACCACATTTACCATCAAAGAATCCTTGGAGAGGGAAGCTCGTTTATTAGCTGATGATAATATCTCGTTTGAAGATGAACATTGGCTAGACGAAGATGAAGAGGTGGAAGAAGAAAAAAGCTAA
- a CDS encoding electron transfer flavoprotein subunit beta/FixA family protein, translated as MKILVCISSVPDTTSKINFTADKSAFDKNGIQWVINPLDEFALTKAIKLQQSNGAKVTVVNVGDAGTEAVIRKALAIGADDAIRINAEPQDSFSVAKEIANVAKEGGYDLVLCGKESIDYNGGAVPAMLAQFLDQPFVNACVGLEVNGSEVIAVREIDGGKETVSVSLPLVVAGQKGLVDEKELIIPNMRGIMSARTKPLNVQEPSQNEVKVSAVSFDSVPPRASVKLFSPDDLDALVKALHEEAKVI; from the coding sequence ATGAAAATATTAGTTTGTATTAGTAGTGTTCCAGATACTACATCTAAAATCAACTTTACAGCAGATAAATCAGCTTTTGATAAAAACGGAATTCAGTGGGTTATCAATCCATTAGATGAGTTTGCACTTACTAAAGCGATTAAATTACAGCAATCAAACGGAGCAAAAGTAACCGTAGTTAATGTAGGAGATGCAGGTACAGAAGCAGTAATTAGAAAAGCGTTGGCAATAGGTGCAGATGATGCTATCCGTATCAATGCAGAGCCGCAGGATAGTTTTTCGGTAGCTAAAGAAATCGCAAATGTAGCTAAAGAGGGAGGCTATGATTTGGTACTTTGCGGTAAAGAGTCTATTGATTATAACGGTGGAGCAGTACCAGCAATGTTGGCTCAGTTTTTAGACCAGCCTTTCGTTAATGCTTGTGTTGGGTTAGAGGTAAACGGTTCTGAAGTTATCGCAGTAAGAGAAATTGATGGTGGTAAAGAAACAGTTTCTGTATCACTTCCATTGGTAGTTGCTGGTCAGAAAGGTTTAGTGGACGAAAAAGAACTTATTATTCCAAATATGAGAGGTATTATGTCTGCAAGAACTAAGCCTCTTAATGTGCAAGAGCCGTCTCAAAACGAAGTAAAGGTAAGTGCAGTGTCTTTTGATAGTGTTCCGCCAAGAGCTTCTGTTAAACTATTTTCACCAGACGATTTAGACGCTCTTGTAAAAGCTCTTCACGAAGAAGCTAAGGTAATCTAA
- a CDS encoding TonB-dependent receptor plug domain-containing protein, which produces MIFLIKTFGGRVFYMIRLVLLTSLSSVFFVQAQQKETVIDTVAINLVSPTSLSVGHEVVKIDLKNNPETFIEGLLQKQTGAVIRNYGYGNLASVSIKGLSPSQHLFTWEGIPINSSLNGQVDANIISSNLNSNLTYRSGSGSSGFGSGALGGVFALEFNPNFNEQTQYRLENTLGSFGLSRNSFSVQNNTSRWSWNAGVNYLRSDNEFPFRDKFGKKGKTRNSGFDIADIYLNSVYKLSGKHKISFNIWNQWASRNVGATEAQPIAQQIQDDESTRMQVSWFYHNRGFEQQLQSAYTKEFFRFRMNAKDGGTVSFAENYFANYIAKLAFSKSLVKLGLQSKYTTGGGDNLRISPLKEWHSFVNYRYNFNDWSVVSANLRKSFSSLFSIPITYDVGLELEPLKHLSIKASYATSYRLPTFNDLYWKQGGNPLLKPEAGKMGELSVGYKYKNTQSIGVSVHYGEVKDWILWYPNDVGFWTPTNLDFVITKGGQARSSHRFVWNGVGLNFNNLLTYTETYNQRTQKSLIYIPRWNYSNTFSLDWKKYHLELEHLFTSERATDQINRDFLAPYHLWNVGLGFDFKLKNISNSLNIRVQNILDQSYNTMQGYPMPGRYFLTTLKTNF; this is translated from the coding sequence ATGATATTTTTAATAAAAACTTTCGGAGGAAGAGTATTTTATATGATAAGATTAGTTTTGCTGACGAGTCTATCGTCGGTCTTTTTTGTGCAAGCTCAACAGAAGGAAACGGTTATAGATACCGTAGCCATCAATCTGGTGTCGCCTACTTCACTTTCTGTAGGACACGAGGTGGTTAAAATTGACTTAAAGAACAATCCAGAAACTTTTATAGAAGGGCTACTCCAAAAGCAGACGGGAGCGGTTATTAGGAACTACGGTTATGGCAATTTAGCATCGGTTTCTATAAAGGGGCTTTCGCCGTCTCAACATTTATTTACTTGGGAAGGTATTCCTATCAATTCCTCTTTAAATGGGCAGGTAGATGCCAATATTATCAGCTCTAATTTAAATAGTAATTTAACTTATCGTAGTGGCTCGGGGAGTAGTGGTTTCGGGAGTGGAGCGTTGGGTGGAGTGTTCGCTTTAGAATTTAATCCTAATTTTAATGAGCAAACGCAATACAGGTTAGAAAATACTTTAGGAAGTTTTGGACTTAGCAGAAATAGCTTTTCGGTACAGAACAATACTTCTAGATGGAGCTGGAATGCTGGAGTGAATTATCTTCGTTCGGATAACGAATTTCCGTTCCGAGATAAATTTGGTAAGAAAGGTAAAACAAGAAATTCAGGGTTTGATATTGCGGATATTTACCTTAATAGCGTCTATAAACTTAGTGGGAAGCATAAAATATCCTTTAATATTTGGAACCAGTGGGCGTCTAGAAATGTAGGAGCTACCGAAGCACAGCCCATAGCACAACAGATTCAAGATGACGAAAGCACTCGTATGCAAGTGTCTTGGTTTTATCATAATAGAGGTTTTGAACAGCAGTTGCAATCTGCCTATACCAAAGAATTTTTTAGGTTTAGAATGAATGCTAAAGATGGTGGGACGGTTAGTTTTGCCGAAAACTATTTTGCCAACTATATTGCAAAGTTAGCGTTTAGTAAATCATTGGTAAAGCTGGGGCTTCAGTCCAAATATACCACAGGAGGTGGCGATAATCTAAGGATTAGTCCGCTTAAAGAGTGGCATTCGTTTGTGAATTACCGTTATAATTTTAACGATTGGAGTGTGGTTTCTGCTAATTTGCGAAAGTCGTTTTCATCTTTGTTTAGCATTCCCATTACTTATGATGTGGGCTTGGAATTAGAGCCTCTAAAACATTTAAGTATCAAGGCTTCTTATGCCACTTCTTACAGGCTCCCTACCTTTAACGATTTGTATTGGAAACAAGGTGGAAATCCTCTACTAAAGCCCGAAGCAGGGAAGATGGGAGAGTTAAGTGTAGGCTACAAGTATAAAAATACGCAATCTATAGGAGTGTCTGTGCATTATGGTGAAGTGAAAGATTGGATATTGTGGTATCCTAATGATGTTGGTTTTTGGACACCTACTAACTTAGATTTTGTTATTACTAAAGGTGGACAAGCAAGGTCTTCTCATCGTTTTGTTTGGAATGGCGTAGGGCTTAATTTTAATAATTTATTGACTTACACTGAAACCTATAATCAGCGAACTCAAAAATCACTTATCTATATTCCTAGGTGGAACTATTCTAATACTTTTAGTTTAGATTGGAAAAAATACCACTTAGAGCTAGAACATTTATTCACTTCGGAGAGAGCCACAGACCAGATAAATAGAGATTTTTTAGCACCTTATCACTTGTGGAATGTAGGTTTAGGGTTTGATTTCAAATTAAAGAACATTAGTAATTCTCTTAACATTAGAGTTCAGAATATTCTAGACCAGTCTTATAACACAATGCAGGGCTATCCTATGCCAGGCAGGTATTTTTTAACTACTTTAAAAACTAATTTTTAA
- a CDS encoding NAD(P)H-dependent oxidoreductase, with the protein MESKVEKTLVLFAHPFLEYSVFNAHLISFYQDRENVTFRDLYEEYPNFHIAAFMERKRIKNYDKLIFQFPLIWLGIPPLLNLWLSEVLDMKWLSKQNENPLAGKKAMIIVSAGGSENSYTQGGMYERSIEDFILPLTKSLETLGVSVEKTICVYAAKQKKIEEVNEIQQEISKFLS; encoded by the coding sequence TTGGAAAGTAAAGTAGAAAAAACCTTAGTATTATTTGCACATCCATTTTTGGAATATTCGGTATTTAATGCTCATCTTATTTCGTTTTACCAAGATAGAGAAAATGTTACTTTTAGAGATTTGTACGAAGAGTATCCTAATTTTCATATCGCTGCATTTATGGAACGAAAAAGGATTAAAAACTACGACAAACTCATCTTTCAGTTTCCGTTGATATGGTTGGGTATTCCTCCATTGCTTAATTTATGGTTAAGCGAGGTATTGGATATGAAGTGGTTGAGCAAACAAAATGAAAATCCACTCGCAGGGAAAAAAGCCATGATAATTGTAAGTGCAGGTGGCTCCGAAAATTCCTATACCCAAGGAGGAATGTATGAAAGGTCTATAGAAGATTTTATATTACCTCTTACCAAGAGTTTAGAAACTCTAGGTGTATCGGTAGAGAAAACAATTTGTGTATACGCCGCAAAGCAAAAAAAAATAGAAGAAGTTAATGAAATTCAACAGGAAATTTCTAAATTTTTGAGTTAA
- a CDS encoding DUF3822 family protein, with protein MQKLVLLFTKGGLQYQIISGKEVQEEKVFFITEDSPSDYLINKLEEILNYPSIVSIDVISALNHFTLMPSTFSQHDVAHELISYNALVDKDKEEVMLSVNKKYGVQFYYTMPDLFYKKIKSKGISTHFNFSGEKFLNTLEAGNKKEIHINLYHHQCEFFALDKKKVILYNNLDVNSEVDFLYFVMFTLSKIGFNITDTQFYVYGETTENETFISELRKFVKNLKVVFDNLPQKNFIMN; from the coding sequence ATGCAAAAATTAGTTTTACTTTTTACTAAAGGAGGACTCCAGTACCAAATTATTAGTGGTAAGGAAGTACAAGAAGAAAAAGTTTTTTTTATCACAGAAGATTCCCCTAGTGATTATTTAATCAATAAGTTAGAGGAAATTCTAAACTATCCTTCTATAGTAAGTATAGATGTAATTTCTGCCCTCAATCATTTTACATTGATGCCTTCTACTTTTTCTCAGCACGATGTCGCTCACGAACTTATCTCTTACAACGCTCTAGTAGATAAAGACAAAGAGGAAGTAATGCTTTCTGTAAATAAGAAATATGGCGTTCAGTTTTATTATACGATGCCTGACCTATTTTATAAAAAAATCAAAAGCAAAGGTATTTCTACGCATTTTAATTTCTCTGGAGAAAAGTTCCTAAATACACTTGAAGCTGGGAATAAAAAGGAAATACATATCAATCTATATCATCATCAGTGTGAGTTTTTTGCTTTAGATAAAAAAAAGGTAATCCTTTATAACAATCTAGATGTAAATTCGGAGGTAGATTTTCTTTATTTTGTTATGTTTACCCTTAGTAAGATAGGATTTAATATTACAGACACTCAGTTTTATGTGTATGGAGAAACTACAGAAAACGAAACCTTTATATCGGAGCTTAGGAAGTTTGTCAAAAATTTAAAAGTGGTTTTTGATAACTTACCTCAAAAGAACTTCATTATGAACTAA
- a CDS encoding nucleoside permease yields the protein MNIKLKLTVLNFLQYFVWGAWLITMATFWFDTKQWGGAEFGVIFSTMGIASIFMPTLAGIVADRWINAEKLYGILHIAYAGTLFYLPHASNPTAFFWVMLVAMVFYMPTIALSNSINYHILKEHHYDVVKVFPSLRVWGTVGFIAAMWATNLTGNKASENQFYIAAIVAVLLGIYAFTLPKCPPQNLIPKEASWQEKMGFNAFKLFKSYKMALFFLFSMFLGAALQLTNAYGDTFLSDFGKNPLYKNSLVVERSTIIMSISQISETLFILAIPFFLKKFGIKKVMLMSMGAWVLRFGFFAYGSPEGFGLVLIILSCIVYGMAFDFFNVSGSLFVEATTDEKIRSSAQGLFMMMTNGFGAIMGSVVSGRMIDAFFLDASGNKMWQEIWLVFAIYALIITVLFAVMFKHKHKPEEVATVKH from the coding sequence ATGAATATAAAACTAAAACTTACTGTACTTAATTTTTTACAGTATTTCGTGTGGGGAGCTTGGCTTATTACGATGGCTACTTTTTGGTTTGATACTAAGCAATGGGGAGGTGCAGAGTTTGGGGTTATATTCTCCACAATGGGGATTGCCTCTATCTTTATGCCTACTTTGGCAGGGATAGTAGCAGACAGGTGGATAAATGCTGAAAAACTTTACGGGATATTACACATTGCGTATGCAGGGACGCTTTTTTATTTGCCTCATGCTTCGAACCCTACGGCTTTCTTTTGGGTGATGTTGGTAGCGATGGTGTTTTATATGCCTACAATTGCGTTGTCTAATTCAATCAATTATCATATTCTTAAAGAACATCATTATGATGTGGTTAAGGTATTCCCTAGTCTTAGAGTTTGGGGAACGGTTGGGTTTATTGCAGCGATGTGGGCTACCAATCTTACAGGAAATAAAGCGTCTGAAAATCAGTTTTATATTGCGGCGATAGTAGCGGTGTTGTTGGGTATTTATGCCTTTACACTTCCGAAGTGTCCACCACAGAACTTGATTCCTAAAGAGGCTTCTTGGCAAGAAAAAATGGGCTTCAATGCGTTTAAACTATTTAAGAGTTATAAGATGGCATTGTTCTTCTTGTTCTCTATGTTTTTAGGTGCTGCGTTACAACTTACAAATGCTTATGGAGATACTTTTTTATCAGACTTTGGTAAAAATCCATTATACAAAAATAGTTTAGTGGTGGAGCGTTCTACGATTATTATGTCTATTTCTCAAATATCCGAAACGCTGTTCATTCTGGCGATACCATTTTTCTTAAAGAAATTTGGCATCAAAAAAGTGATGTTGATGAGTATGGGAGCTTGGGTGCTTCGCTTTGGATTCTTTGCTTATGGTTCTCCAGAAGGCTTTGGATTGGTGCTTATTATTCTATCGTGTATTGTGTACGGTATGGCGTTTGACTTCTTTAATGTATCGGGTTCGTTATTTGTGGAGGCGACAACAGACGAGAAAATTCGTTCCTCAGCACAAGGGTTATTTATGATGATGACGAATGGTTTTGGGGCTATTATGGGTAGTGTAGTGAGTGGTAGAATGATAGATGCATTCTTTTTAGATGCTTCGGGTAATAAAATGTGGCAGGAGATATGGCTAGTGTTTGCGATATATGCCTTAATAATTACGGTTCTTTTTGCGGTAATGTTTAAGCATAAACATAAGCCAGAAGAAGTGGCAACAGTAAAACATTAG
- a CDS encoding SDR family oxidoreductase: protein MSKMDLKNKVAYITGGTKGIGFGIAKELLKNGLKVAISGRSKEAVEKAVSELSEYKDNIIGVVSDVKDFQAEQEAVKYIETKLGNIDVVIANAGLGCFKPVDEISLEEWNAMIDTNLTGAFHTMKATVESLKKTQGYYISIASLAGAYFFEKASGYNASKFGPVGFTQAAMLDLRKYNIKVSTIMPGSVASHFNGNEPSDKDSWKIQPEDLGEIVVDLLRMNPRTLPSKIEVRPSNPNK, encoded by the coding sequence ATGTCTAAAATGGATTTAAAAAACAAAGTAGCATATATCACAGGAGGTACTAAAGGTATCGGTTTTGGAATTGCAAAAGAACTCTTGAAAAATGGATTGAAAGTCGCTATTAGTGGGAGAAGTAAGGAAGCTGTGGAAAAAGCAGTTTCTGAATTATCGGAATATAAAGACAACATCATAGGCGTAGTATCTGATGTGAAAGATTTTCAGGCAGAACAAGAGGCGGTTAAGTATATAGAAACTAAACTAGGCAATATAGATGTAGTGATAGCTAATGCAGGTTTAGGTTGCTTTAAACCAGTAGACGAAATTTCTTTAGAAGAATGGAATGCTATGATAGATACTAACCTTACAGGAGCTTTCCATACGATGAAAGCAACCGTGGAGTCTCTCAAGAAAACGCAGGGGTATTATATTAGTATTGCTAGTTTGGCGGGGGCATACTTTTTTGAAAAAGCGTCAGGATATAATGCATCTAAATTTGGTCCTGTAGGCTTTACCCAAGCAGCAATGTTAGATTTAAGAAAGTATAATATTAAAGTTTCTACCATTATGCCAGGTTCTGTAGCCTCTCATTTCAATGGTAACGAACCCTCAGATAAAGATTCTTGGAAAATTCAACCAGAAGACCTAGGGGAAATAGTGGTAGATTTACTTAGAATGAATCCTCGTACTTTACCTAGCAAAATAGAGGTAAGACCGTCTAATCCAAATAAATAA
- a CDS encoding bifunctional nuclease family protein produces the protein MDYKKLVIRGISYSQTQSGAYALLLEEVESSIKLPVVIGSFEAQSISLALEKDLKPVRPLTHDLFASFIRDTNYSLEYIVIYQIIDGVFFSHIHFKNNSTRETLFLDARTSDAVAMAVRFGVSIYTTKEVLEEAGILLEIQQLNEEDDIVTEFHNEKQDNRVSLEELRMQLDEAVKNEDFDLAFQLQEEIKKRQRPID, from the coding sequence ATGGATTATAAAAAGCTAGTTATTAGAGGTATTTCTTACAGCCAAACACAATCGGGGGCTTATGCTTTGCTTTTAGAAGAGGTGGAAAGTTCTATAAAATTACCAGTAGTTATAGGTAGTTTTGAGGCTCAATCTATATCTTTAGCTTTAGAGAAAGATTTGAAGCCTGTTCGTCCTCTTACACACGACTTGTTTGCTAGTTTTATTAGAGATACCAATTATAGTTTAGAATATATTGTCATTTATCAAATTATAGATGGTGTTTTCTTTTCTCATATCCATTTCAAAAATAATTCTACAAGAGAAACCTTGTTTTTAGATGCAAGAACTTCTGATGCTGTAGCAATGGCGGTGAGATTTGGGGTGTCTATTTACACTACCAAAGAAGTTTTGGAAGAGGCGGGTATTCTTTTAGAGATACAACAACTAAACGAGGAGGACGATATAGTTACAGAATTTCATAATGAAAAACAAGATAATAGAGTGTCTTTAGAAGAGCTAAGAATGCAGCTAGACGAAGCGGTAAAAAATGAAGATTTTGACTTGGCTTTTCAGTTGCAAGAAGAAATTAAGAAACGACAAAGACCAATAGACTAA
- a CDS encoding RsmD family RNA methyltransferase produces MYRIISGKWKAKRILAPKNFEVRPTTDFAKEALFSILEHRLELPYISALDLFAGIGSISLELASRDCQDITSVEFNSKHAAFIQSTAQELGFGLQINVQRSDVFEWLKKSRNHTKSFNLIFADPPFDLPEKKYYDLINLVLDSPILAENGLFVLEHQSRMILEHQHLKETRKYGNVSFSFFEKETI; encoded by the coding sequence ATGTATAGAATTATCTCTGGAAAGTGGAAAGCTAAGCGAATATTAGCCCCAAAAAATTTTGAAGTTCGCCCTACAACAGATTTTGCTAAAGAGGCTTTATTCAGTATATTAGAACATAGGTTAGAACTGCCTTACATCTCTGCATTAGACCTTTTCGCAGGGATTGGCTCTATATCGTTGGAGTTAGCTTCTAGAGATTGCCAAGACATTACTTCGGTAGAGTTTAATTCTAAACACGCTGCATTTATACAATCTACAGCCCAAGAATTAGGTTTTGGCTTACAAATAAATGTCCAAAGAAGCGATGTTTTTGAATGGTTAAAAAAGAGTAGAAATCATACTAAATCATTCAATTTGATATTTGCTGACCCGCCGTTTGATTTGCCTGAAAAAAAATATTACGATTTAATCAATCTGGTTTTAGATAGTCCTATTCTTGCTGAAAACGGACTTTTCGTGCTAGAACATCAAAGCCGAATGATATTGGAACATCAGCACCTGAAAGAAACCAGAAAATATGGAAATGTAAGTTTCTCTTTTTTTGAAAAAGAAACCATTTAA